The Phyllopteryx taeniolatus isolate TA_2022b chromosome 13, UOR_Ptae_1.2, whole genome shotgun sequence nucleotide sequence TGTTGTATGTTGGCACCATCATTTACCGAGGACCTCTGTACTACAGCTCCCAGTGCTGAGGCACATTGACAGGGTACGCAATGGTTAGCATGTCAGCTAATTTCTAGCATGTACAGTAATCCCACAGATATTCATAGtttactattcacaaattcacctattcccattttttttctgtggaacataTCCCCAGgtattttactaaaaaaaacaacctttttcagtttttgtgcGCAATAATTGTTGTCAATAAAGTATGTCAAAGTGATACAgctcgactgagagacaagctctGTATGTCGGGAAGGAGCTGAGTTTAGCCTGGGTCGTTAGTGGAAGTTAGGGAGAGTCTTCGCCGCATGTTCACATACACACTTTTTCTAAATCAACTCatctttaagctgtttatttttaagggtagtattgtaagatgaatttgaaatgataaaCTTTTGGGGGGATTATAGTTattggtatatttacagtttaatttATTATTCCAGAGAACCCAGCGTATTCGCTGTTCAGCATTTGTGAATTCATCAATTCGCAGATTTATTTGTGGGGTAACCCTGtctctgttttttattttttttttgctatgagCCTGTTCCCAAGTGTTTTGGGATTGAGTGAATTTGCGGAAATTCATGATTTGCGGTTGGGCTTGGTTGCCACGCCCTGCGGAAAGCGGGTGTCCACTGTATAggcaattatttgaaaaatgggGCCGGGGGGGTCAGTTACACATTATTCGAGGTCAGGCTCTGTGCCTATCCTGCATGAATAgcagggattactgtatcttGATCctttaaatgttacaaaaacacagtaatgaccggtttgcataaccaattAGATTGGGTGGAAAACAGTGGTTTAGACGGTATAAGCTCGCAATACTTAGAACCCCAGCTGATCAGATACTAGAAATAGTTTTTCAGTTGACAGTTTCAAAACGGTGTAGCGTAAACAGTCCCGACAAGAGCTGGTGGCGACAAATaaacgtttgtttgtttacggCTGTGGCCTGTGACGCTGCGCTGTAAGGTCATGGTGGTTGCTCCAGCCGTGATGTATCAATTATTGATCCCCTCCCTGCAGCTGCCTGTGTGCTTAATGTGCACGCCAAGCTATTATCCTTAGGCCCTATTGGCAGTATTGACAAACACGCTGAGAGGGGAAGGACAAACGGAAGTACGTCATCGCAGCAAAGGGTTGACGCCAGCGAAACAACTACGACGGGGGCTTCAAAACCAACATCTGACCCATTCGCCTAACACTTATTTACAGTAGAGCCTCCAACACTGTGAATGGGAAGAGACCTGAGATCTGATTGTGTTTTTAGGTTTAGATTTCTTATATGTAAAGGGAACATCTGCACAACCCGGCATATAAGGACGCCAATTTGCTTGTTAAGCTGGCTCGCCTGGCCGGGTGGGAGCTAAGGGCTTCAAAAGCAAACCAAATTATTGATCTCTAGTAAATGTCACCTTGAAACTGCATTGTATGATCACACAAAAGGGCCGGTGACAACACAATGTTCCACAGGATTTGGCTACAAGTAATGAAACAAAAAGCaggaacaaacaacaaaaacactgccCACTGTGCACTGAGAATTGAGCGTAGTGCAGTCATAAAAAAGGACTTTAATTACTGTGTGGTGTAATTAAATCAAACTAGTGTTTTCATCATGTCTTCAAAAAAGCACTTTTGTCTGATAATGACAGATGTTTGTGTACATgaacacaataaatacaatgCAAGAGAAACAATGTTGCTGCTCTGAATTAAAAATGTCACATCACACACAAGCCACAAACATTATTGACCACTTTAAATTACAACAGGCttcaattgactttttttttttctttctagtaGATAGTTTaaagttttgaaaaataattacatttaacaatttttaaaaaatcactgtggcagcacggtggacgagtgGATAACACATCTACCACACCACCACACAGttcgtcccacattccaaaaacacacgtTCATTGAAGACAAAAAGTTGCCCttgggtgagtgtgaatggtacTTGGTCAATATGTGCCCGAcgattggctagtgaccagttcaaggtggaCCgtccctcttgcccaaagtcagctgggataaactcTAGTTCATCCACGACCCAATGGATAAGTGTCGGAATTTCGGCTCATGACCTTCATGTGTGGTGGAGTttacattttctccccgtgctttctctgggtattctggcttcttcccacattccaaaaatgtgttttaggtTCATTGCGTaatccaaattgtccataggcgtgTGAAGGGTGGTTTGTCTAGgcatgccctgtgattggctggcgaccagtacaaaGTCTACCCTGCTTTGCGtccaagtcagctggggtaggcagACGGAACTGATTCACAACAACCCCTCGCAAAGTGAAACAACCCCCCGACACgaaatttagaagacatattTTGTGCGACAAGATGGACAAAAACGTCTCAAGAACCCATCCgtgaaaagaaacaggaagtcagtcTGTCGGGATTTCAGCCAGTATTTCTTTGTAAAGACTGCAGCATGTCTATAAATGAGTCTTGTCACGTGACTATTTTTGATacatactgttttgtttttagttaaaaagaagacaacttAGGGGTCATTTCAATTAAATGTGCAGTAAAGAGGGCACATTTCTTGACGGGATGTCTTGGAATGCAACTGGTTATGATGCATTATGCatactgttctttttttccacttgagcttgatgaatttttttaaatatacatattatCATGAGAAAGTATTAATCTCATTATTAGTTATAATagtacaatttttattattacttccTTCTATGGTTTATGAATtccaacaatatatattttttaaatattgtatcaACATTATGTGTGCGGAACATAGGTTACACTTTTGTTTAGCTCAAATTTGGTGTGTTACCTCCATATGGCCAAATAGCTGGTTTGCTCCATTTTGATGAGGATATGATGATTATAACctcatcaatgtcatttaaaaaaaacttttgcatTCAGAGTTTATTTTGGTATTAAATCCCTCACTCCTGATGTAAAAGCCCCAACGTGTGCAACTAACGATTGAGAACATGttttgtcatattattctaagttCAGGGGGTAAATGCGGAGTAAAACTGGCCTGCTGCTCACCAGTCTCCACGTCGGTAACCACTGCTGTGTTGTCAAACGAGCCAGTGAGAAGCTGGCGCCCGCAGGGACTCCATCGTGCATCTCGCACAGCTCCTGAGTGGCAGGTGTAAACCTTCAGGCATCGTCCACTCTCGGCTCCGTCCCACACCTGAAAGGCATTGCAAACACGTCGTGACTGCACCGTTTTTGGACACAGAAAGAGGGGTCTTTATGTGAGAAAACCTGAAAAGCCACTTCCCAGGaaatttctttttgaaaaactaCAGTACTCACTCTGAATCTCTAATGTATGACAATGTACTCAAGatgtggttctcaaacttggtgtaaaaacatttagtaacaactaaaaaaatacttggctttcCAAGTATCATCATTGTAACCAACTAAAATTTAATACTGTAGTAGGTTTAAGTGCTCATATAAACCTacacagaggttttattcctaaaaggtatattcaatattactgtaagccacagtttgaatattaacactgtGCTAAAATATTGGAGAGAAAACAATTCATAATCATGATTCAATGAAAACATATTGCCcacaaaagttaaaataaattgtacccaaataaaaacagtgtttaaatattaaatgcaaatatattgaactgaaaagttaaatacaactgaactgtacttaggcagtgattctttcgagTACAATTATTGcgacagggcacatataaacaaacaaccattcgcgcacacattcacatgcggacagtcgtagcagggattcgaacctgtccTACCTGCTGAGCCAAAGCCActccaacataatcccattggtatcacAAGACAAGTctagatctgtgtgacagaccaacaaggactccactaaaagaggtttgatgaagatctgatattgtatttcaaaataaaagtctcagaaaactaataaactacatttttttaatgcatctcaagattcaaattaaccttgctggttgcattccttaaccgaagagcattgacgtccgtattattgggaagcttttattttgaaggtggttTTCGCCatgagttggcgacttattaccgtaatgcctagtatgaacaaaattaggggctgctggcttgattgctactttacaaTTGGAGGTtggcttgaccggcgctatatacctactgggggcgtgcctttagcatactccttcatgcgcacccttccccctttacatcCGCATGCAGTCCTCAACCACgtctgcttttcctctgtataagcagcgtgtcggcaggaaatgctcccatcACACAACAAcctttatagattttggaatcTCAGTggacacataaggcgcgccgcattataagacaccccgtccattttggaaaacatttacgacttttaagtgcgccttatggtcgtgaaaatacggtacattgtTATGACAAGTGCGAAcatctcatttttgttttacagtaccAATCATTCGAAATAAACTAAATATGTTGAACTTCAGAGAAGACAAGCATCCAtctattgtgtgcgtgtgtgtgcgtgtgtctgtttgCGTGCGTGTACAGCTATACTATCTAACGCCTGACTGGCATAAAAAATTATAGCAGGCTGCAAATAAAGTGTGGAGAAAAAATGTCCTTAAAGGAGACAGTGATTTATGACAGAAGTGCAGATCTTTTGTGTTTCTTAATTGCAGTGATGTGCTCTCGCTGTGGTTCTAACACTTTTGCAAAAGGAGCCACGTCAATACAGTGCCAAAGTTTCACCAGACTTCCTGATCCTTATAGGGTCTGATTTTCAGTCTCATGGACCCGAGCTCAGCCTGACAGCAAGTGGGTGGTCTTGTCAGGTGCCCGCTCAAATGAGGGACGACCCTTAACAATGGGAGGCATTTTTTTTCGGGGTGCTCTACAGGCCACTTCAAACATCTCTCGGCTTCTGTGTTTCATTATTAAACGCGCGGGTCACGCAGCATTAGAGAGACAGCCACTGTATCACTGTGGGAGATTGAAGAGAAAGGGATGCACACACTCAATGGAGCTTTCCAGGGATGGTTCAGAAAGATAAGTTGCACCATGCACTTAGAAATACAAATTCATTGGCTAGTGACATAGTAGGTTGAGACTATGTACACGTCGCTCACGCATCATAGAATTTTCTTCATGCAAAGCCTCTAAGGTGGAGCATAAACAattgagttttccacacaaacactggcttgTGCatactaagccttgttgcatgaactgatgaagacAAACAGAAAGGTCCAGTtgtgattgattcaatgccccGAGAAAGAAATggcctggatgaatgagaatattcacaggcatgtcTTCATACAAAGGTTATCTTCTTTTTACAGTTTTATGACagctaagaatgttaaaatgctaCTCAAACCATTGCCTTTACAGAAAATGATTTATGGTGACGACAATGTTGCAGAAGGGCTTGTATTACTCAAAGATATGACTGTACAGTCAGGCTCAAAGAAACACTGCCATCACAAGGACGCTATATCAACTAACCATATCGCCACAAGGCATAAAATTATAATACAGAGTGACTCAGTTCTATGAGCATTACCCAGCAttaataaaacacaacataataaAGCAATTACTGCTCTGACAATAATCTTACAAAATGTGAGACCTGCCAATTAGTGTTTTCTGCCCCTTTTTTCTACATCCTCTTCTTTTTCACCAGCCACTTTTCAGACTCACAGCGGATCTTTCCTGATGACTCACTGGCTAATCTGCTTTCTAAATTGCTCgaggtaattaaaaaataaattagtattCCTATTATCAAGTAAAACTGCTGCCTTACACCTGCTGTAGCCATGGCGACGATGACTAATTGCGTGCGGTCCGAGGATGAGGTAGGGCTATGGGTATAGAAAGGCAAGCTGAGAGAGATGTGAGGACTTCACAGACTGTGTGTCTTCAGCCAGAAACAATAAAGAACAAATGTAGCTTTAATACAAGTTCCTCATTAGTGCCAGACTTATAATTATGACAGTTCCTACTTTCCTGTTCtttgtgtcacagcaaatgagAAAATGTAATTGCTAATTTCTACCTGCCAATATAAGCCTAAATAGGCCTGATAGTAAATTAGTGGTTTTTATTGTTGAAAGTTGACAGCTTTTTCTAAATGCACATCCGGAGGCTCCAAATAATACATTATAAAGACATTGATTGTATGACAGCAGAGCAATAGAAACATAGATCGATATCGCCCCCTGATGGCTAGGTGCAGCCTTAATCAACTGCTGTCGCCTGGCTTTGAACAAAATAAGCGctattaaaatttatttttatataatttatatatggCCTGTCCGCTTGCAGACCGAGCGACACGACCAAATGCGACTGAACGGgaacaatgcaaaaaataaactaacacCCACACACGAGGCAATTGACTCTCACGCACACAACCAACTCCTAGCAACGGAAAAAGGTGTTGTTGTAGGGAAAAAACGTTTTGATGCACCACATACGAtaattttattgaaccacaaacaacgtGCTGAAATTGTCATGAAAAAAGCAGAGTGCCTTGGCCACTGTAACTGTATTATGGATATTGAGATGAGATGCAACCATATTATTTCAGTGACAGAGACTCTCCCgctttgctttttagccacaggtacaaAGGAGATTACAGTAGTTGCttaattttagtttatttattgaattaccAACTCCTCTCATTGGTAACAATAAATGCCAAATAATTTAAGGGACTGTTTGTAGACTGTAGGCACACTATTTCCTGTACATGATTTTCACAAGATGTACTTTTTGAGGCAGACCCTTGATAGCACTACTTCTGTGGGATAAATTATTCAGAGGATTAGAAGACTTAAAAGCCaaaaaaaggagggaaaaaCATTATTCTATGGGTGTTCTTCGACTAAGCTGGAAGCACAGTTGCATACAAAACAACCAAAGCTGATTTTCCTCATTTGGCCACCATCTGTTCCAACACAAGTCATCCAGGAGGTGCGATGGGGAAGAGGCTTCCATGCTCTCGCTGGACTtgtttgaatatgcaaatgttCATCATGCATATTTAACTAATTAGCCATTGTCAAGCTCTCTTAAGAATTGGCAGCGTGGTGCAATGGTTTTGGTTGACCTTTTCCGCTCCTTATCCCGGATTGAAATAGAGAGAAGCGCAATGTGAGGGTGGAATCTGAGAGATAGCAAATCCCACAGGTGCTGACACACATTGGACTGATGGTGAGAGAGATGATTGTGCAGGAAGTGGTGCGTGCTGTGTTTTTATATCGAGAGGTCAAGGAAGTTATTGTTATTGGAAGTTACTGTTATTGTGTATCACCAGATACACTGAATATCAGGTAAGAGATGATCCCTGGAAGAATAAATTGAGTAGCTGCCCactgaaatccatccatccatccattttctgtaccaccttatcctcacaagggtcacgggcgtgcggagtctatcccagctatcttcgggcgagaggcggggtacaccctgaactggtcgccagccaatcgcagggcacattcacacctaagcgcattttagagtcttcaatcaacctaccatgcatgtttttgggatgtgagaagaaagcggagtgcccggagaaaacccacgcaggtaaggggagaacatgcaaactccacacaggcaaggccgggatttgaacaccggtcctcagaactgtgaggcagatgtgctaactagtcgtacaccgtgccgccgcccaCTGAAATGTTTAGTATAAAGTAAAAGGCTTCATAATGTAACCCAGCCCAGCACAAATCCTTCTTTCATTATTATCCACTGAATCaagagggaggaaaaaataaaagattaaaaaatgGCAGAAACAATGAAGAGTTTCCTCAACATGTGACCCGCAGTCAGAAGAGAAACACCCTTGACCTCATATTCAATCTCTGATACCTTACATATTATGAAAAATCACAGCTATGCACTGTCATCTATCTGCCTAAAAATGTCTAGTTTTCAGCCTACACGGGACTTCGAACCTGTGCTGATTCACGTGTAGGCAAAGAAATTTAATTTCATATAATttcttgtggctgaatttgcctcATGTTATTTCATGAAGACTATTGGTTTTAGTTACAGTGATAGTTTGGCAATAGACAAATATGAATGTACAAATTCAGCTATTTGACATATgagctttgatttaaaaaaaaataataattttacatttacagtttaTCAGTTACACTGTGCttgtgtagtttttttcccccctttctgaACACttattcttactcaagtaattatttagaGTACCAgtgtttacttttacttgagtcacactattctgaagtaacagtactcttacttgagttgGCTGCTCTAGCTACCTCTGGTGACACAATTGTAAACACCTAATTTTTTTAGTCTTACTTGTGTTATTATCAGTATACCTTAAAGGTCTTGTCCATGGAGGCAGACAGCAGGAGATGACTTCTTTGAGGAACTGGACACCATTGCACTGTGTTGACTGGGCCGTGGTGGCCTTGAAGGCTCAGCAGAAGCTTCTTGGGTatcccagcagcagcagcagcagcaggagcaggCATATGAGCAAGATGCAGCTTAATTTTCTGAGACACTGCTGAGAGAATTTGGAAATCTCTGTAGTGAACTCCCCCTGTTAGGTTGTCCTCTTTTTCTATGGAAGAAGTAACAAGTCTTTGCCTCTTGGGAATGTAGGGTCGGACACCGGGCGGGACAGTGCAGGGTCTTTTGGGCTTATCAGAGACACTTGGTGCGATGTATGGAAGCAGGATAGCCTTTTTCTGAAGAATAGCAGGTGTACCAAGGGAAGAGCTCTGCTTTTGTGAAGAGGAACTGTCTTTTCCGAAGACATTCAGGTGGCATTCCAACATTGTACTATCAGGCCTCGATGCCAATAAATGACATTCCCTCCCTTCGTGTTGTGAGCCAGCTCCTTTTTTCTGGTCCAGACATTCATCCTCAGACTCAGAATCCTCATAAGCCACTAATGTGGTCATCGTCAAGAAACACTGGGTTCAACAACGTTCAAAGGATGACATCTATTGGTTGAGAAGATatcaacacacacaagaagaaTTTAATAACAACCAATAATCCCCTGAAAAATATACGAGTAAAGTTGTTTTTCCTCTTACCCTTGTAATTCAAAAACTGTGGCTCAGCATGTCCTAATATCCAGAAAGACAGGAGCTTCAAATAACGTACTTGAAACAAACTAGCTAGCCAAAGCTACCGTATTTGTAACGCTGGGGGTCCCAAATTCGCTTGTTGGCTTGTCGTAGTAACGCTAGCTTGCACACTCAAATAAGACACAAAAATGACCGTGTTCTAACCTCGAAATGAGTCCAAACATTTAAACGTCTAACGTGTaatgtttaaagaaaaatagtCGATGTTTAACCATAGTTTTCGTTTGAAAATACAGGTCGACTGTTTCCGCCggaaaatatacttttatttttataaacatCCGGTAATAGGTCCCATGGTGTACATTTGTCCCCATTATTAATGCAACCCCAAAtgtgaggttttatttttatattaaatcaCATATAAAACACTCAATCCACATTGTTATCATTGCAAAACTatgtattttcaaatgtgttttccaaAAGACAAATACTCTCATGAATTGACAAGCGGACAGATTAAGCAGACTACATTTTTCTCGGGAAGAATTTCATCCGAGCACCAAGTCGCTCTTATGCTGATGTAAGTTCAATGAGTGAGCTACCAGCTGTGCTATTAGACGGTATGTGCAcggaaaaaataaattgacttaCATGTTTGAGTAACAATTTCTCAATTTTTAATTGACACGTTATATAATGATAGGAACTCTTATCTACATAATAGCGAGCCAAATCGAGGCTGATTACTCGCATGGGAGTCTCCTTTTGGCCAGTGTTAGACTGCTACCAGCCTACCACATAAAATACTCATCGGTTATTTGAAATACATGATTGTAGTCACTGTTTACGTTATGATCTCTCCGTGTTTTGACCAGTGTGAAGATGACAGACTGTCAAGGGGATGCGGCGAGGAGTCCAATGGAGCTCTATGAGAAACTGACAGCACAGGGGGACAAAGTGAGGAGCTTAAAAACAGCTAAAGCTGAGAAGGTAGGTGCccataaacacaaatataacaCAGAAAGCCTTTATCAGTGAGTGTATAAATCTGTTGCATCATAATTATCAATGATTGCTGATAACATGGGAAGGACGGTGGTGGCGCTGCCTTTTAGTTCTGGGGTTCCAGGTACAAATCTCAGCTTGCTTGGCCTCTGCACGCTTGCATTGATTTgatttctgcgggtactccggcttcctcctacatcccaaatacatacatgcatgttatgttaattCAAGACTCTTAAAATGTTCTTAGGTGTGTAAATGTAAGTGTGTATGGTTGTCATGCAATTTACTGGTGACCAGTACAaagtgtaccccacttctcagccaaagtcagctgggataggcttcagctcatcCATGAAATAACTTGTTCATTCAAGCAGCAAAAGTTTTAAGATGAGATCATATACATGCATTAAATACACTAAGTAACAAACTGTACGTAATGTATACTTTAAATACAATTCTGTTTCCATGTATGTCATTACTGGTGTAAATATTGTTGTGTTTCTCAAGGCTGAAATTGATGCCGCGGTCCAGTTATTGCTCAAATTGAAAGTGGACTACAAACAGGCGACGGGTCAGGACTACAAAGTGGGATGTCCGCCATCCGAA carries:
- the wdr25 gene encoding WD repeat-containing protein 25 isoform X1, translated to MTTLVAYEDSESEDECLDQKKGAGSQHEGRECHLLASRPDSTMLECHLNVFGKDSSSSQKQSSSLGTPAILQKKAILLPYIAPSVSDKPKRPCTVPPGVRPYIPKRQRLVTSSIEKEDNLTGGVHYRDFQILSAVSQKIKLHLAHMPAPAAAAAAGIPKKLLLSLQGHHGPVNTVQWCPVPQRSHLLLSASMDKTFKVWDGAESGRCLKVYTCHSGAVRDARWSPCGRQLLTGSFDNTAVVTDVETGHPIVKADNQFKLMCVVLHPSNPEVFLCGGYSSVVNAWDSRCCKVVKVYKAAIQQTLDILFLRGGLDVITSSDCVSRDSADRTLIAWDFHTTAKVSNQIYHERYTCPSLALHPQGDSFVAQTNGDYVAVFSSQRPYRMNKRRRFEGHKVEGYAVQCEFSQDGTILVSGSSTGSAHFYDYHNARPLCSLQAHSQPCLCVSQHPVLPATAATCDWAGEIKVWH
- the wdr25 gene encoding WD repeat-containing protein 25 isoform X2; protein product: MTTLVAYEDSESEDECLDQKKGAGSQHEGRECHLLASRPDSTMLECHLNVFGKDSSSSQKQSSSLGTPAILQKKAILLPYIAPSVSDKPKRPCTVPPGVRPYIPKRQRLVTSSIEKEDNLTGGVHYRDFQILSAVSQKIKLHLAHMPAPAAAAAAGIPKKLLLSLQGHHGPVNTVQWCPVPQRSHLLLSASMDKTFKVWDGAESGRCLKVYTCHSGAVRDARWSPCGRQLLTGSFDNTAVVTDVETGHPIVKADNQFKLMCVVLHPSNPEVFLCGGYSSVVNAWDSRCCKVVKVYKAAIQQTLDILFLRGGLDVITSSDCVSRDSADRTLIAWDFHTTAKVSNQIYHERYTCPSLALHPQGDSFVAQTNGDYVAVFSSQRPYRMNKRRRFEGHKFVVQETWSLSVLSMLLWASYLFRKHSCSIH
- the wdr25 gene encoding uncharacterized protein wdr25 isoform X3, with the protein product MTTLVAYEDSESEDECLDQKKGAGSQHEGRECHLLASRPDSTMLECHLNVFGKDSSSSQKQSSSLGTPAILQKKAILLPYIAPSVSDKPKRPCTVPPGVRPYIPKRQRLVTSSIEKEDNLTGGVHYRDFQILSAVSQKIKLHLAHMPAPAAAAAAGIPKKLLLSLQGHHGPVNTVQWCPVPQRSHLLLSASMDKTFKVWDGAESGRCLKVYTCHSGAVRDARWSPCGRQLLTGSFDNTAVVTDVETGHPIVKADNQFKLMCVVLHPSNPEVFLCGGYSSVVNAWDSRCCKVVKVYKAAIQQTLDILFLRGGLDVITSSDCVSRDSADRTLIAWDFHTTAKVSNQIYHGRPRTCWRDYVFRLAWERLRIPWEEPDEVAGEREVWPSLLKLLPP